A stretch of Pristiophorus japonicus isolate sPriJap1 chromosome 10, sPriJap1.hap1, whole genome shotgun sequence DNA encodes these proteins:
- the LOC139275325 gene encoding uro-adherence factor A, which yields MGEYIDLLSKLQKDYQRLEDLRTSNIKEHERTFNSSEHVRLLILQQEQAILRKVEEEQCELERQLTALQEANQISLQEGISKIDQKQEQILLLCSKLQTLINSGGKHIGAREIRDEIAKIFPKEKSFNITLKKPQFAPRLQQGLKLGKIVSEERSIQFSFSSLCQGGEMRSPSITGEQKCSSVQKCRVKTGNTTLSEILDINSTFPWQNLDCDSISQSYALVGDPSRAQDDFFQDSMEDQVNWKGSDGERLSEEGMLPLKSSGNKISLRVSDCQTVPSPNTESYSTIGSKAPGSEGCGRCRSSEKVNISASWLDGGCVPHTSPEVLEKLEVLEQRNIAVPLTVRASWIKRDPSTNRATDIPGPVSSQCPDVQISGQSGPDRNYQTPKSLAEDSTSSSVTFNDNFHIQRDQQPISTLSSVTKNKPEPALGSQTMTSPANAHEDSTTQVHPTASVPNTDLHNPFSQLRNSHCTVTHRNKANQSNPTDHQDCLGGDSTSSSSPLETSSPFDCESIFRVTAAFISDEDSECSTFTEQSSVTNTKALKQTEEKDPELCLAEAICASHMPSAWQGSNLLKMSCWTSMDSISKASAKQGSGRIAARGTGTLTIKKRFKKNEFSKSCLDLSANNSQAPVIPELRMFSDPEEDKLERLSQRTSSPSESLDSSDTFLINSPRGIDERKKITIGASKAESPSKSVQCQPKGRYRSHFTKTDGCEAHKRGSSQTRIAKGRSSEPNTTLRASLSSGSFPNSEERPSLTGHHRMSRVYSSVSAGQKSRFQSRVVTRKPQPPFQGNRKILTSKISPSNYSRSLSLACSGASAEVGGWMVASGHCPTESPRSSLGATKARSKSEANLSFQVQRGALFFKNELVGQFGRYGCGRADLNLPYGIHTTPQGAMYVVDYGNKRLQAMNRKGDVTQQVGLERGAYFDVAVNNQGLLALTSIPNKSVDVYSRHGKLLSVITENFQNPRGITANICGQFLITDTKRGTISVLTLDPRTAQRIDNNVVSGFNKPYFISTNCSEHVAVSERGFDGGCCVKVLDRDLQVLGVLGSTKSSLTIELSNPWGICIDDQGNVLVVDWGRRHTIILFPPQGPACTVVEDGLRSPRGLGLVQDGHIAVVDSMHNCIKVFRYR from the coding sequence ATGGGGGAATACATAGACTTGTTGTCCAAGCTCCAGAAAGACTACCAGAGACTTGAGGACCTCAGGACAAGCAACATCAAGGAGCACGAAAGAACCTTCAACTCCTCTGAACATGTTCGACTGTTAATTCTTCAACAAGAGCAAGCCATTCTGCGAAAAGTAGAGGAAGAACAATGTGAACTGGAGCGGCAGCTCACAGCCTTACAGGAAGCTAACCAAATAAGTCTCCAAGAAGGGATCTCCAAAATCGACCAGAAACAAGAGCAGATTCTACTACTTTGCTCCAAACTTCAGACATTGATAAACTCTGGGGGCAAGCACATAGGTGCCAGAGAGATCCGAGATGAAATTGCCAAGATTTTCCCCAAGGAGAAGAGCTTCAATATCACACTGAAGAAGCCTCAGTTTGCGCCAAGGCTCCAGCAGGGCCTGAAGCTGGGGAAGATAGTATCAGAGGAACGGTCCATTcaattctccttctcctccctgtgTCAAGGTGGTGAGATGAGGAGTCCCTCGATTACTGGAGAGCAGAAGTGTAGCTCAGTGCAGAAATGCAGAGTTAAGACAGGGAACACTACATTAAGTGAGATTTTGGATATCAACAGCACATTCCCTTGGCAAAACCTAGACTGTGACAGCATTAGTCAAAGCTACGCTTTGGTAGGAGATCCTTCAAGGGCTCAAGATGACTTCTTTCAGGACAGCATGGAGGATCAGGTGAATTGGAAAGGATCTGATGGAGAGAGGCTGAGCGAGGAAGGGATGCTGCCTCTCAAGAGCTCAGGAAACAAGATTTCTCTGAGGGTGAGTGACTGTCAAACAGTTCCATCTCCAAACACAGAGAGCTACAGTACAATCGGGAGTAAAGCTCCAGGGAGTGAAGGTTGTGGGAGATGCAGGTCATCTGAAAAGGTAAATATTTCGGCCTCATGGCTAGATGGTGGATGTGTCCCTCATACTTCACctgaagtactggagaaattagagGTGCTTGAGCAGAGAAACATTGCAGTGCCCCTCACAGTGAGAGCTTCATGGATCAAAAGAGACCCTTCTACAAACCGAGCCACCGATATTCCTGGACCAGTGAGTTCTCAGTGCCCCGATGTCCAGATTTCAGGCCAGTCTGGCCCAGACAGGAATTACCAAACACCTAAATCTTTGGCTGAGGACTCCACAAGCTCATCTGTGACATTTAACGATAATTTTCACATTCAAAGGGACCAACAGCCAATCAGCACTCTCAGTTCAGTGACAAAGAACAAACCTGAGCCTGCACTGGGCTCTCAGACTATGACCTCTCCAGCTAATGCCCACGAGGACTCTACCACACAGGTGCACCCAACGGCTTCTGTGCCCAATACCGATCTTCACAACCCTTTCTCACAACTAAGGAACAGTCATTGTACTGTGACACACAGAAACAAGGCAAATCAATCTAACCCCACTGACCATCAAGACTGCCTAGGAGGTGACTCAACATCCAGCTCGTCTCCGTTAGAAACTTCCAGCCCATTTGATTGTGAATCCATTTTCAGAGTGACTGCTGCTTTTATCTCTGATGAAGATTCAGAATGTTCCACCTTTACCGAACAGTCAAGCGTGACCAACACAAAAGCACTGAAGCAGACAGAAGAAAAGGATCCTGAGCTCTGTCTGGCAGAAGCAATCTGTGCCAGTCACATGCCCTCTGCATGGCAAGGGAGCAATCTTCTTAAAATGTCATGTTGGACATCAATGGACTCAATCAGCAAAGCCTCAGCCAAACAAGGCAGTGGGAGGATTGCAGCAAGAGGCACAGGGACCTTGACAATAAAGAAAAGGTTTAAGAAGAATGAGTTCAGTAAGAGCTGTTTGGATCTGTCTGCAAATAACAGTCAAGCACCTGTAATCCCTGAGCTGAGGATGTTCAGTGATCCGGAGGAAGACAAGCTGGAAAGACTCTCTCAAAGGACTTCCTCGCCCAGTGAAAGCTTGGACTCTTCTGATACTTTCCTGATCAACTCACCTCGAGGTATTGACGAGAGGAAAAAAATAACCATTGGGGCGTCAAAGGCTGAGTCACCCTCAAAATCAGTGCAGTGTCAACCCAAAGGGAGATACAGGTCTCATTTCACCAAGACTGATGGATGTGAGGCTCATAAAAGAGGTTCATCTCAAACCAGGATTGCCAAAGGGAGATCCTCTGAACCAAACACAACATTGAGAGCAAGTTTAAGCAGCGGCTCATTTCCAAACAGTGAAGAACGTCCATCGCTGACTGGTCACCATAGAATGTCTCGCGTCTATTCATCAGTGTCAGCAGGACAAAAGTCACGGTTTCAATCAAGGGTAGTGACCAGGAAACCTCAACCCCCATTTCAAGGTAACAGGAAGATCTTGACATCTAAGATATCACCGTCCAACTACAGCAGATCTCTTTCTCTAGCTTGCAGTGGGGCCTCTGCTGAGGTGGGTGGGTGGATGGTGGCTAGTGGCCATTGTCCAACAGAGAGTCCTCGTTCATCCCTCGGTGCTACTAAAGCTCGGAGCAAAAGCGAGGCCAATCTGAGCTTCCAGGTGCAGAGAGGAGCACTTTTtttcaaaaatgagctggttggaCAGTTTGGAAGGTATGGCTGTGGCCGAGCAGATCTGAACCTCCCTTACGGCATACACACCACCCCTCAGGGTGCCATGTATGTGGTGGACTACGGGAACAAGCGGCTACAGGCCATGAACAGGAAAGGAGACGTCACCCAACAGGTTGGGTTGGAGCGAGGGGCATACTTCGATGTTGCAGTGAACAACCAGGGCCTATTGGCTCTGACCAGCATCCCCAATAAGTCGGTAGATGTTTACAGCAGGCATGGGAAGCTCCTCAGTGTCATCACTGAGAACTTCCAGAACCCGCGGGGCATCACTGCCAACATCTGTGGCCAGTTCCTCATCACTGACACCAAACGAGGAACCATCTCAGTCTTGACCCTGGACCCACGCACTGCGCAAAGGATTGATAACAATGTCGTGTCCGGCTTCAATAAGCCTTATTTCATCAGCACCAACTGCTCCGAGCATGTTGCTGTCTCAGAGAGAGGTTTTGATGGCGGCTGCTGTGTGAAGGTTCTGGACAGAGACTTGCAAGTTCttggtgtcctgggcagcaccaagtCCAGTTTGACCATCGAGCTTTCTAACCCATGGGGCATCTGCATCGATGACCAGGGCAATGTGCTGGTGGTAGACTGGGGCCGCAGACACACAATCATCCTTTTCCCACCACAAGGACCCGCCTGCACTGTTGTGGAGGATGGACTCAGAAGCCCTCGGGGTCTTGGACTGGTCCAAGATGGACACATCGCAGTGGTGGACAGCATGCACAACTGCATCAAGGTCTTTCGCTACAGATAG